From the genome of Nicotiana sylvestris chromosome 2, ASM39365v2, whole genome shotgun sequence, one region includes:
- the LOC138884336 gene encoding uncharacterized protein, with amino-acid sequence MAIDQIEEMPPITSKNDQLVINTSNPLYIYPSNSPGMTLVPVLFDRIEYLSCRRSVLRALSVKNKLEFINGEFRKPSPDSPQFRQWEMCDDMVISWILNSLAKEISDSVEYVNDSVELWRELKDQYDQTNEEKLYQIQKEINDLAHGSLDITTYYTRMKRLWE; translated from the coding sequence ATGGCTATCGACCAAATTGAAGAGATGCCTCCCATCACGAGCAAAAATGACCAATTGGTCATCAATACAAGTAATCCCCTCTACATTTATCCTTCGAACAGTCCTGGGATGACCTTAGTACCAGTTCTGTTCGACAGAATTGAATATCTTTCCTGTAGAAGAAGTGTATTGCGAGCTCTATCAGTTAAAAACAAATTAGAGTTTATTAACGGGGAATTTAGAAAACCTAGTCCTGATTCGCCTCAATTCCGCCAATGGGAAATGTGTGATGATATGGTAATCTCGTGGATCCTCAATTCCCTTGCTAAGGAAATCTCTGACAGTGTGGAGTATGTAAATGACTCAGTCGAGCTATGGAGGGAATTAAAAGACCAGTATGACCAAACAAATGAGGAAAAATTGTACCAGATTCAGAAAGAAATCAATGACCTTGCACATGGATCCTTAGACATTACCACATATTATACACGAATGAAGAGATTGTGGGAATAA